In the genome of Candidatus Goldiibacteriota bacterium HGW-Goldbacteria-1, one region contains:
- a CDS encoding activase: protein MMKKAYGICLGASTISAVELGRNNDKTEVLKVIRKEHDGNPKEVFVEVVKELNTGDAPVLVTGRRFRTYVNLPSITEPEAVEEALQFINPTGEKFDAVVSAGGETFMVYRLDSNSRITGISTGNKCASGTGEFFLQQIKRMDLGLENAIETALNGEPYAVSGRCSVFCKSDCTHALNKGVPVGNVAAGLCDMIAEKIVELVVKVPHEKIMITGGTALNSAVIKYVKQHLENVIVPKEAPYVEALGAAMAAFEKGKAVSKEMFNEGVTSFTTLIPLKEAEKLVTFNKSERGILKEGDRCILGLDVGSTTTKAVLLRADDDKVLADIYLRTNGNPIEASRKCYESILEQMKGIKAKIVGIGVTGSGRQIAGLYSLTDGIINEIIAHAAAAVFFDPEVDTIFEIGGQDAKYTHITAGVASDYAMNEACSAGTGSFLEEAAYESLGVDYREIADVAIKAKRPPNFNDQCAAFISSDIKNASHEGITREDILAGLVYSICFNYVNRVKGHRPVGNKVFMQGGVCYNKAVPLAMAAITQKPIIVPPDPGLMGAFGVALEIKKRLALGLLKEENFDLEKIIGRQVVNEKPFVCAGGKEKCDLKCKINMIRIEDKVYPFGGACNRYYNQRFKINVDADKLDFVSARNKLAFEKYCPALPVNEKAPSIGINRSFIVHQIFPLYYNFFSTLGCKIITSEEMDENALHKQTTSFCYPAQVSLAMFSDLISKNPDYYFMPHVEEMNVENGEPRKEFSATCIFTQGEAFWMKQIFRDKGLEDKMLTPTLNFAKGYEKEKGKFVEIGKKLGFTAAKSAEAFEKALSVQAAYREEKKKLGRDVIEELHKHPEKTAVVLFGAPHNAFNDDTNKGIPKKLTTRGYMVIPFDILPTEHEVIEDPHDDYMHWEIGQKIIKGAQIVKKDNQLFGMYITNFLCAIDSLLVTYFRRIMNQKPSLTLEIDGHTADAGIDTRVEAFIDVVKNYLEITKKEKEPVHSSYVPARILVENTGMFFVDSEGEKFKLTDKRVKMILPNMGDLTTPLVASVFRKEGVNTEAMGVADKETLRLGRSVTTGKECLPMVLCIGSMLKYLETRTNKDEKLVVFQPRAAGYCRLGQYHVFMNMLVKERKIKDVALLSLANEERYTGFGPKLMINAWYALLAGDVLDDIRNSIWTIAKDPVSGEEILNQEHKKIEASLDGSSGIDFYKQIKMSAKVLSKIPLKMKLHEAPEVSIMGEIFVRRDTFSNKGIAKRLAEKGFIARTAHISEWLYYLTYMIENKLHIPDYTMLGWLEYKITDATQRYMEMKVKKIFEKSGLYVAEAVDIDDIVKYSEHILPKALKGEPGMIMGVTMRDVFNKYAGVVNIGPFSCMPVRFTEAVVSNSLDMKGKQEAYKFAGEALDQGAFGDEDRMPFLTIEADGNPYPQLLEARFDSFSLQAARVAEKQGKKVAVKVI from the coding sequence ATTTCCACGGGCAACAAATGCGCGTCAGGGACAGGTGAATTTTTTCTTCAGCAGATAAAAAGGATGGACCTTGGCCTTGAAAACGCGATTGAAACAGCGTTAAACGGCGAACCGTACGCGGTATCCGGAAGATGTTCCGTATTCTGCAAGTCTGACTGCACGCACGCTTTAAACAAAGGCGTCCCTGTTGGAAACGTGGCGGCAGGCCTGTGCGATATGATTGCGGAAAAAATTGTTGAACTTGTGGTAAAAGTGCCGCATGAAAAAATAATGATAACAGGCGGAACCGCCCTTAATTCCGCGGTTATTAAATATGTAAAACAACACCTTGAAAATGTCATAGTTCCTAAAGAAGCGCCTTATGTGGAAGCGCTTGGCGCGGCTATGGCCGCTTTTGAAAAGGGCAAAGCTGTTTCAAAAGAGATGTTTAATGAAGGCGTTACAAGTTTCACCACACTTATCCCGCTTAAAGAAGCGGAAAAGCTTGTTACCTTTAATAAGTCAGAACGCGGTATATTAAAAGAAGGCGACAGGTGTATTCTTGGGCTTGATGTGGGTTCCACCACCACAAAAGCGGTGCTTTTACGCGCGGATGACGACAAAGTGCTTGCGGATATTTATTTAAGGACAAACGGTAATCCCATAGAAGCGTCGCGCAAATGCTATGAAAGCATTCTGGAGCAGATGAAGGGAATTAAGGCAAAAATTGTCGGGATAGGCGTTACCGGTTCCGGAAGGCAGATAGCCGGATTGTATTCTTTAACTGACGGCATTATTAACGAAATTATTGCCCATGCCGCGGCAGCGGTTTTCTTTGACCCTGAAGTTGACACCATATTTGAAATTGGCGGGCAGGACGCAAAATATACCCACATCACCGCGGGCGTGGCGTCTGATTACGCCATGAATGAAGCGTGTTCCGCGGGAACAGGGTCTTTTCTTGAAGAGGCCGCCTATGAATCGCTTGGCGTGGATTACAGGGAAATAGCGGATGTTGCAATTAAAGCTAAAAGGCCGCCAAATTTCAATGACCAGTGCGCGGCGTTTATCTCATCTGACATTAAAAACGCAAGCCATGAGGGTATAACAAGGGAAGACATTCTTGCCGGGCTTGTTTATTCAATCTGTTTTAACTATGTAAACAGGGTAAAAGGGCACAGGCCGGTTGGCAATAAAGTTTTTATGCAGGGCGGCGTGTGTTACAACAAAGCGGTTCCGCTTGCAATGGCGGCTATCACGCAGAAACCCATCATAGTTCCGCCGGATCCCGGCCTTATGGGCGCGTTCGGCGTGGCGCTTGAAATTAAAAAACGCCTTGCGCTGGGATTATTAAAAGAAGAAAATTTTGACCTTGAAAAGATAATCGGCCGCCAGGTAGTAAATGAAAAACCGTTTGTATGCGCGGGCGGAAAAGAAAAATGCGATTTAAAGTGCAAAATAAACATGATACGCATAGAGGATAAAGTTTATCCTTTTGGCGGCGCATGCAACAGGTATTACAATCAGAGGTTTAAGATAAACGTGGATGCGGACAAACTTGATTTTGTATCCGCAAGAAATAAGCTGGCTTTTGAAAAATACTGCCCGGCGCTGCCTGTAAATGAAAAAGCCCCTTCAATAGGGATAAACAGAAGTTTTATTGTGCATCAGATTTTCCCGCTTTATTACAATTTCTTTTCAACTCTTGGGTGCAAAATAATCACATCCGAAGAGATGGATGAAAACGCGCTGCATAAACAGACCACTTCTTTTTGTTACCCGGCGCAGGTTTCACTTGCCATGTTTTCTGACCTTATTTCCAAAAATCCTGACTATTATTTTATGCCTCACGTTGAAGAAATGAACGTGGAAAACGGGGAGCCAAGAAAAGAATTCTCCGCTACGTGTATATTCACGCAGGGCGAAGCGTTCTGGATGAAACAGATATTCCGCGATAAAGGGCTTGAAGATAAAATGCTGACCCCCACGCTGAACTTTGCAAAGGGTTATGAAAAAGAAAAAGGCAAGTTTGTGGAAATAGGAAAAAAGCTTGGCTTCACTGCGGCGAAATCTGCGGAAGCGTTTGAAAAAGCGCTGTCTGTGCAGGCGGCTTACAGGGAAGAAAAGAAGAAACTTGGGCGCGATGTCATAGAAGAACTGCATAAGCACCCGGAAAAAACAGCTGTTGTGCTTTTTGGCGCGCCTCATAACGCTTTTAATGATGATACAAACAAGGGTATTCCCAAAAAACTTACCACTCGCGGTTACATGGTAATTCCGTTTGACATACTTCCCACAGAGCATGAAGTAATTGAAGACCCGCACGATGACTATATGCACTGGGAAATAGGGCAGAAGATTATTAAAGGCGCCCAGATTGTAAAAAAAGACAACCAGCTTTTTGGAATGTATATTACTAATTTCCTTTGCGCTATTGATTCGCTGCTTGTAACTTATTTCAGGCGCATCATGAACCAGAAACCATCGCTGACGCTTGAAATTGACGGGCACACGGCAGACGCGGGAATTGACACAAGGGTGGAAGCTTTTATTGATGTTGTAAAAAATTACCTTGAAATAACAAAGAAAGAGAAAGAACCGGTGCATTCATCCTATGTACCCGCCCGCATACTTGTGGAAAATACAGGGATGTTTTTTGTGGATTCCGAAGGCGAAAAATTCAAGCTTACAGACAAGCGCGTTAAAATGATTCTGCCCAATATGGGCGATTTAACAACCCCGCTTGTGGCGTCTGTTTTCAGAAAAGAAGGCGTTAACACAGAGGCAATGGGCGTGGCAGACAAGGAAACTTTAAGGCTTGGAAGAAGTGTTACCACGGGAAAAGAATGCCTTCCAATGGTATTGTGCATAGGTTCCATGCTTAAATACCTTGAAACAAGGACAAACAAAGATGAAAAACTTGTGGTCTTTCAGCCAAGGGCCGCGGGCTATTGCAGGCTTGGACAGTACCATGTTTTTATGAACATGCTGGTTAAAGAAAGAAAAATTAAGGATGTGGCACTGTTATCGCTTGCCAATGAAGAACGCTACACAGGTTTTGGCCCCAAGCTTATGATAAACGCCTGGTACGCGCTTTTAGCCGGGGATGTGCTTGATGATATAAGAAATTCAATATGGACAATAGCCAAAGACCCGGTATCAGGCGAGGAAATATTAAACCAGGAACATAAAAAAATAGAAGCGTCACTTGATGGGTCGTCGGGAATTGATTTTTACAAGCAGATAAAAATGTCCGCTAAAGTCCTGTCAAAGATACCGCTTAAGATGAAACTGCACGAAGCCCCTGAAGTTTCTATAATGGGGGAAATATTTGTAAGAAGGGACACGTTCTCTAATAAGGGCATAGCCAAACGCCTGGCAGAAAAGGGTTTCATTGCCAGAACCGCGCACATTTCCGAGTGGCTGTATTACCTGACGTATATGATAGAAAATAAGCTGCACATACCGGACTACACAATGCTTGGCTGGCTTGAATATAAAATTACTGATGCCACGCAGCGTTATATGGAAATGAAAGTTAAAAAGATTTTTGAAAAATCCGGATTGTACGTCGCTGAAGCCGTTGATATTGATGATATCGTAAAGTATTCAGAACACATACTGCCAAAAGCGTTAAAAGGCGAACCGGGCATGATTATGGGTGTCACGATGCGCGATGTTTTTAATAAGTACGCGGGTGTGGTAAATATAGGCCCGTTCTCCTGTATGCCGGTAAGGTTTACGGAAGCTGTTGTGTCAAACAGCCTTGATATGAAAGGCAAGCAGGAAGCATATAAATTCGCGGGAGAAGCTCTTGACCAGGGAGCATTCGGCGATGAAGACAGAATGCCGTTTTTAACTATTGAAGCGGACGGCAATCCTTATCCGCAGCTGCTTGAGGCGCGTTTTGACAGCTTCAGCCTGCAGGCGGCAAGGGTGGCGGAAAAGCAGGGTAAAAAGGTGGCAGTAAAAGTCATCTGA
- a CDS encoding RluA family pseudouridine synthase, which produces MRELQVSREIRVIYEDEDYAVVEKQAGVLTIPDRYKPELFNLYTALNEKYGKIFIVHRLDKDTSGVIVFAKNAEAHRDLSIKFEKGEARKTYLAVIKGIPEKESGTIDLPLAPLKNYKNIMSVNYKIGKKSVTTYKILQKYKGYSLAEVKLLTGRMHQIRAHFRAIGNPLALDTLYTDKHKQSITSGEILNTPDNRELISRLTLHAAQIQFESIKNIKLKFGAPLPNDMSLLIQTLQKSA; this is translated from the coding sequence ATTCGGGAGTTACAAGTGAGCCGGGAAATTCGTGTGATATATGAAGATGAAGACTACGCCGTGGTTGAAAAACAGGCGGGTGTTTTAACCATTCCGGACAGGTACAAGCCGGAACTGTTTAACCTTTATACCGCGCTTAACGAAAAATACGGAAAAATATTTATTGTGCACCGGCTGGATAAAGATACAAGCGGTGTTATTGTTTTTGCCAAAAATGCCGAAGCGCACAGGGACTTAAGTATCAAATTTGAAAAAGGGGAAGCGCGTAAAACTTACCTTGCCGTAATAAAGGGCATTCCGGAAAAAGAAAGCGGAACAATTGATCTGCCGTTGGCGCCGTTAAAAAATTATAAAAACATTATGTCGGTAAATTACAAAATTGGAAAAAAATCTGTAACTACATATAAAATCCTGCAGAAGTATAAAGGCTACTCCTTAGCCGAAGTAAAACTTTTAACGGGCAGAATGCATCAGATAAGGGCGCATTTTAGGGCAATAGGCAATCCGCTAGCACTGGATACTCTTTATACGGACAAACATAAACAAAGCATAACATCCGGTGAAATCTTAAACACACCGGACAACAGGGAACTGATATCCCGGCTTACACTTCACGCCGCGCAGATTCAATTTGAAAGTATAAAGAATATAAAATTAAAATTTGGGGCGCCTTTACCCAATGACATGTCTTTGTTAATACAAACCCTTCAAAAATCCGCGTAA